In Chloroflexota bacterium, a single window of DNA contains:
- a CDS encoding response regulator, producing the protein MPGRTKILVVDDDLDVHAAVKTLLESKSYQVVQAYDGEEGLQKVVEERPDLIILDVIMPKKHGFQVCRELKTDPRYYFFSHIPVLMLTVYPGDREKLHLSVREGMEMEAEDYLQKPFDPSELLSRVEELLKKSRG; encoded by the coding sequence ATGCCAGGCCGCACTAAAATCCTGGTTGTGGATGATGATCTCGATGTGCATGCCGCAGTGAAGACTTTGCTTGAAAGCAAGTCCTATCAGGTCGTACAAGCATACGATGGGGAGGAGGGTCTGCAAAAAGTGGTGGAGGAAAGGCCGGATTTAATTATCCTGGATGTTATCATGCCCAAGAAGCACGGGTTCCAGGTCTGTCGGGAACTCAAGACCGATCCCAGGTATTACTTCTTCTCCCATATACCTGTGCTGATGCTGACTGTCTACCCCGGGGATAGAGAGAAGCTGCATCTATCCGTGCGGGAAGGAATGGAAATGGAGGCAGAGGACTATCTTCAGAAGCCCTTTGATCCTTCTGAACTGCTAAGCCGAGTAGAAGAATTACTGAAGAAAAGTAGGGGGTAG
- a CDS encoding response regulator: MARILIVDDDPDIRMAIGSVLRSRAHQVFQASDGEEALRKLREEKPDLMLLDLLMPKMDGFAVVKELRRNKQDYPNIPVLIISSVREESSHRRYELEVGRRLDVDDYIEKPIEPFVLLAHVERLLGKGGEDARPH, from the coding sequence ATGGCAAGGATTCTAATAGTAGACGATGACCCCGATATCCGAATGGCGATTGGCAGCGTCTTGAGATCGCGTGCTCATCAGGTGTTTCAAGCTAGTGACGGAGAGGAAGCCTTACGTAAGCTAAGAGAGGAGAAACCGGACTTAATGCTCTTGGATTTGCTCATGCCCAAGATGGATGGATTTGCTGTCGTTAAGGAACTAAGAAGAAACAAGCAGGACTATCCCAATATTCCTGTTCTCATCATAAGCTCGGTAAGGGAAGAATCGAGTCACCGACGCTATGAGTTGGAAGTAGGTCGTAGGCTTGACGTTGATGACTATATTGAGAAGCCCATTGAGCCCTTTGTTTTGCTTGCGCATGTAGAGAGGCTCTTGGGCAAAGGAGGAGAAGATGCCAGGCCGCACTAA